One Setaria viridis chromosome 5, Setaria_viridis_v4.0, whole genome shotgun sequence genomic region harbors:
- the LOC117858230 gene encoding uncharacterized protein, translating to MGRCTSWKKQLCFCCEPLASPVTSMHAFVAASAAAASHGDVFYVGDKDGWVGKPAESYGRWAARHQFKVTDTLVFRYKKGVDSVLVVDKRHYDTCDVKDPVDELRDGDSAYVLARTGPFYFISGDAGRCKQGQKLTVVVTAETAEPPAGLQAPSLSPAPTPSISIAASPDYYIAKPPLVASPLKGSSVPPLLSPANSSQPHSHAPPPNAPSLAPVPSNHISLTPSPTYKLSEPPLPSHLPHEHSLPAPISPSLSPKPQPRTPSRSPLPTSTMPSSPTSKSRTETSSLSPSPSLSPNPQPRAPPPTISPWQNSSTSSSVAPFPKVQPPSITPNHSVSNPPQSSQEKTPKVAPAHLPLYNHPPLPSPKKTPKVAPTHSPSDSHPPLASSDIILKLAPTHSPSYSHAPSLSLEPQTPWIAPPPDLSHTHPPLLSPKQPSAVSPKLSMSHSHPPSLPPKPQRPTASPTQLPSSHDRPSQALEPKISVVAPALAPLRTHPPLPPQEPQPPIVAPTPSLSYSNPLPSHPKVQPPNIEQINSPLFSPSPSIAPKQNSSMVAPPHPSSSSIPPSPPSKTKDPRVAPTPTPTVATSPTPRPSHTHTPSSTLEPKSVVAAPTPSPYSSLPPTSYTKPLIPRVASAPAPSRTHPPSVAPNLKSHAMTPTLSPSSFLRPSPTPNRQTHRIAPAPASSQTYPPSMSRKPKYTMMVPTHSPSPSPSPSPPPKSQTLRVAPTPSQSHLPSLAPGPHPHMVAPTRSLHPPSPSPNPQPPNVALAQSPSSSLAPSLAPKPQNPRIALPPTPSRTHPPPPSLEMQPKPSPAPSSSSHAPLPSRTNAKVVPIYSPTFPPSSSHVSPLLSPHSSKNSPPSVHAHPPSLPHISPSPSPLITKPSPMHSPSQAPIHLLHPPSPSPSMILSHSPSPQPSLAPSPTNTQYPSIPGLVADSPTSLSPDQELPPFLVPALAPRPSRDHPVSASSMHTSMSIVAPTLLVVMLTCLIF from the exons ATGGGCCGGTGCACTTCGTGGAAGAAGCAGCTCTGCTTCTGTTGCGAACCCTTAGCTTCACCTGTTACCTCAATGCACG CGTTCGtagcggcctcggcggcggccgcctcccaCGGCGACGTGTTCTACGTCGGCGACAAGGACGGCTGGGTCGGCAAGCCGGCGGAGAGCTACGGCCGCTGGGCCGCCCGCCACCAATTCAAGGTCACTGACACCCTTG TGTTCAGGTACAAGAAGGGCGTGGACTCCGTGCTGGTCGTGGACAAGCGCCACTACGACACGTGCGACGTGAAGGATCCCGTAGACGAGCTGCGCGACGGCGACTCAGCGTACGTGTTGGCCAGAACCGGGCCGTTCTACTTCATCAGCGGGGACGCAGGCCGATGCAAGCAGGGCCAGAAGCTGACGGTGGTCGTGACGGCTGAGACGGCGGAACCGCCGGCAGGATTACAGGCTCCCTCCCTGTCACCGGCCCCTACACCGTCCATTTCCATCGCGGCATCTCCAGACTATTACATAGCAAAGCCTCCTCTAGTAGCCTCACCTCTCAAGGGGTCATCGGTACCACCTTTGCTGTCGCCAGCGAATTCGTCCCAGCCACATTCACATGCGCCACCTCCGAATGCTCCTTCGTTAGCGCCGGTTCCATCAAACCATATATCTCTCACCCCATCACCGACTTATAAGTTATCAGAACCACCTTTACCATCACATTTGCCACATGAACATTCGTTGCCAGCACCAATATCTCCATCGTTGTCTCCAAAGCCACAACCTCGCACACCTTCACGTTCACCATTGCCAACTAGCACAATGCCTTCTTCCCCGACATCTAAATCTAGAACAGAAACTTCTTCCTTGTCTCCTTCTCCATCCCTATCTCCAAATCCTCAACCACGTGCTCCACCTCCAACTATTTCCCCATGGCAAAACTCTAGCACTAGTTCTTCTGTAGCACCATTCCCTAAAGTGCAACCTCCTAGTATAACACCTAACCATTCAGTGTCAAATCCTCCACAATCATCTCAAGAAAAAACTCCTAAAGTAGCACCAGCACATTTGCCACTCTACAACCACCCGCCATTACCATCTCCAAAGAAAACTCCTAAAGTAGCACCAACACATTCACCATCCGACTCCCACCCTCCATTAGCATCTTCGGATATAATTCTTAAATTAGCGCCAACACATTCGCCAAGCTACTCACATGCCCCATCACTATCTCTGGAACCACAAACCCCTTGGATAGCTCCACCACCTGACCTATCACATACCCATCCACCATTACTATCTCCAAAACAACCCTCTGCGGTATCACCAAAACTTTCAATGTCCCATTCACACCCACCATCACTACCCCCAAAACCACAGCGTCCTACAGCATCACCAACACAATTACCATCCTCCCATGACCGTCCATCACAAGCACTTGAGCCAAAAATCTCTGTTGTAGCTCCAGCACTTGCACCGTTACGTACCCACCCACCATTACCGCCTCAAGAACCACAACCCCCTATAGTAGCACCAACACCTTCATTGTCCTACTCCAACCCACTACCATCACATCCAAAGGTGCAACCTCCTAACATAGAACAAATAAATTCACCACTCTTTTCCCCCTCTCCATCAATAGCTCCAAAACAAAATTCCTCTATGGTAGCCCCACCACatccatcttcctcctccatccctcCATCACCACCATCAAAAACAAAAGACCCTAGGGTAGCTccaacaccaacaccaacagTAGCAACATCACCAACACCAAGAccatcacacacacacacaccatcaTCGACTCTAGAACCAAAGTCAGTTGTGGCAGCACCAACACCTTCACCATATTCATCCCTTCCTCCAACATCGTATACAAAACCTCTAATCCCAAGGGTAGCTTCAGCACCCGCACCATCGCGTACCCACCCACCATCAGTGGCTCCAAACTTGAAATCCCATGCGATGACACCAACACTTTCGCCATCCTCTTTCCTACGTCCATCGCCAACTCCAAACCGACAAACCCATAGGATTGCTCCAGCACCAGCATCATCACAAACCTACCCACCATCAATGTCTCGAAAACCAAAGTACACTATGATGGTGCCAACACATTCACCATCACCCTCCCCATCTCCATCACCACCTCCAAAATCACAAACACTTAGGGTAGCTCCCACACCATCACAATCGCACCTGCCATCACTGGCTCCAGGACCACACCCGCACATGGTAGCACCAACACGTTCATTGCACCCACCATCACCCTCTCCAAACCCACAACCTCCTAATGTTGCACTAGCACAATCACCCTCATCCTCCCTCGctccatcattggctccaaaacCACAAAATCCTAGGATTGCTCTACCACCTACACCATCACGcacccacccaccaccaccatctctaGAGATGCAACCAAAACCATCTCCTGCACCCTCTTCATCTTCGCATGCACCTTTGCCATCTCGCACAAACGCTAAAGTTGTGCCAATTTATAGCCCTACTTTTCCACCATCTTCATCTCACGTTTCACCTTTGTTGTCTCCTCATAGTTCCAAGAATTCACCACCATCTGTTCATGCCCATCCACCGTCTTTACCCCATATTTCCCCTTCTCCATCACCATTGATCACTAAGCCATCCCCTATGCATAGCCCTTCTCAAGCCCCAATACATCTTCTTCACCCACCTTCACCTTCTCCTTCCATGATACTTTCACACTCACCTTCTCCGCAACCATCTTTGGCACCATCCCCGACAAACACCCAGTATCCATCTATTCCTGGTCTAGTTGCCGATTCACCTACCTCGCTATCACCTGATCAAGAATTGCCTCCTTTCTTAGTGCCAGCCCTAGCACCAAGACCCTCACGTGATCATCCTGTCTCAGCATCATCTATGCATACTAGCATGTCAATAGTAGCACCCACTCTACTAGTTGTGATGCTGACTTGTCTAATTTTCTAG
- the LOC117856488 gene encoding protein ALP1-like, with the protein MRRQFDAPRKVIRLRDLRSGDKRIKANYFAPNPVYSDKQFRRRFRMRRHLFKHIKEAVKNQDNYFKKKYDATGKEGLSALQKCVAAMPILAYGVPADAIDEYVRIDESTARKALHHFCRAIIDVFGEYYLRAPNAADVARLLQEGEDRGFPRMLGSIDCMHWEWRNFPTSWKGQFTGRGKHPSMILEAVASHDLWIWHSYFGMPGSNNDINVPHRSPIFSAYLRGHSTPVSFAVNGRTYNMGYYLADGIYPEWAAFVKTIHYPMEQKTQHFATAQESARKDIERAFGVLQTRFAVIRGPAYGWDRNQINDIMVTCIILHNMIVEDEQDNARDTDFLNIGELAVRYRNNPDREAFVAAHHRLHDQNTHFQLQYDLIEHQWMRLGYHHQ; encoded by the exons ATGCGTCGTCAGTTTGATGCGCCACGAAAGGTCATTCGGCTGAGGGACCTTCGTTCTGGTGACAAGAGGATCAAAGCCAACTACTTTGCTCCAAACCCTGTTTACAGTGATAAGCAGTTCCGTAGAAG GTTTCGGATGCGTCGGCATTTATTCAAGCACATTAAAGAGGCTGTTAAAAATCAAGATAACTACTTCAAAAAGAAGTATGATGCCACTGGCAAGGAAGGACTATCGGCTCTTCAGAAGTGCGTCGCCGCTATGCCCATTCTCGCTTATGGTGTCCCAGCGGATGCCATTGACGAGTACGTGCGTATTGATGAGTCAACTGCTCGAAAAGCTTTGCATCATTTCTGTCGGGCTATCATTGATGTTTTTGGTGAGTATTACCTACGGGCACCCAATGCTGCCGATGTAGCTAGGCTTCTTCAAGAGGGTGAGGATCGTGGGTTCCCGAGGATGCTAGGTAGCATTGACTGCATGCACTGGGAGTGGAGGAACTTCCCTACATCATGGAAGGGTCAGTTCACGGGCAGAGGGAAGCATCCCTCTATGATCTTAGAGGCGGTTGCATCGCATGATCTATGGATATGGCATTCTTACTTCGGCATGCCTGGAAGTAATAATGACATTAACGTGCCTCATAGATCCCCAATATTCTCTGCTTACCTCAGGGGTCATTCAACCCCCGTGTCATTTGCGGTCAATGGAAGGACCTATAACATGGGGTACTACCTCGCCGATGGGATTTACCCCGAGTGGGCAGCCTTTGTAAAGACTATTCATTACCCCATGGAGCAAAAGACCCAGCACTTTGCCACTGCACAGGAAAGTGCACGCAAGGATATAGAGCGTGCATTTGGTGTCCTGCAAACTCGGTTTGCGGTGATCCGAGGACCCGCGTATGGTTGGGACCGTAACCAGATTAATGATATAATGGTGACTTGCATTATTTTGCATAACATGATAGTGGAGGATGAACAAGACAATGCTCGTGATACTGATTTCTTGAACATTGGAGAACTAGCAGTTCGGTACCGCAACAATCCGGATAGGGAGGCATTTGTTGCCGCACACCATAGGCTTCATGATCAAAACACGCACTTTCAGCTACAATATGATCTCATCGAGCACCAGTGGATGAGGTTGGGATATCATCATCAGTAG